One genomic region from Cumulibacter soli encodes:
- a CDS encoding YggT family protein, giving the protein MNVFLDALHLLLFILVVLLWVRMVIEWVRIYARRWVPSGPAAIAIDGVYTVTDPPVKLVRRLIPPIAIGGARVDLGFMVLVLVLSLVLRFTP; this is encoded by the coding sequence GTGAACGTTTTCCTGGATGCGCTGCACCTGCTGCTTTTCATTCTCGTCGTGCTGCTCTGGGTGCGCATGGTGATCGAATGGGTGCGGATCTATGCACGCCGCTGGGTGCCCTCCGGGCCCGCCGCGATCGCGATTGATGGCGTCTACACCGTGACCGACCCGCCCGTGAAGTTGGTGCGGAGATTAATCCCTCCTATCGCAATCGGGGGTGCAAGGGTCGACTTAGGGTTTATGGTTCTAGTATTAGTCCTCAGTCTGGTCCTGAGGTTCACCCCCTGA
- a CDS encoding cell division protein SepF — protein sequence MTGAMRKMGVYLGLVEDDAHEADVRDSSPRARAYDRRESDAHADAISEDDRFDYDDADIDDLPPEPRYSAPVSVPERAVPEPRLAAREVPAPAAPQRITTLHPRTYTEARTLGEQFRDGNPVIMNLTEMDDADAKRIVDFAAGLTFALRGSFERITAKVFLLSPQKVKVTAEEKARIADGRYPARG from the coding sequence ATGACCGGAGCCATGCGGAAGATGGGCGTCTACCTCGGCCTCGTCGAGGATGATGCGCACGAGGCCGACGTACGTGATTCGTCCCCTCGTGCCCGCGCCTACGACCGCCGGGAGTCCGACGCTCACGCAGATGCGATCAGCGAGGACGATCGCTTCGATTACGACGACGCCGACATCGACGACCTCCCGCCAGAGCCCCGTTACAGCGCGCCGGTGAGCGTTCCGGAGCGCGCCGTGCCCGAACCGCGTCTCGCAGCGCGCGAGGTCCCGGCGCCTGCGGCCCCGCAGCGGATTACGACGCTGCATCCGCGCACCTACACCGAGGCTCGCACATTGGGTGAGCAGTTCCGCGACGGTAACCCGGTGATCATGAACCTCACCGAGATGGACGACGCCGACGCGAAGCGCATCGTCGACTTCGCGGCCGGTCTCACGTTCGCATTGCGCGGTTCATTCGAGCGAATCACCGCGAAGGTCTTCCTGCTGTCGCCGCAGAAAGTCAAGGTCACGGCCGAGGAAAAGGCTCGTATCGCGGACGGCCGCTACCCGGCTCGCGGCTAG
- the ileS gene encoding isoleucine--tRNA ligase, whose translation MAKATPLPHKVDLPALDHEVLQFWQQQNVFERSIERTADGEPWVFYEGPPTANGQPGVHHVEARVFKDLYPRYRTMKGYSVPRRAGWDCHGLPVEIAVEKELGFSGKPDIEKYGIEAFNAKCRESVQRHVGAFTELTNRMGYWINLDDAYWTMNASYVESVWWSLKQIFDGGLLVKDHRITPYCPRCGTGLSDHEVSQGYETITDPSVTVRFALIDGPSEIEDADLLVWTTTPWTLVSNTAVAVHPDVEYVVARGADFAAEDRSVIVAKPLLESVLGADAEVLSSLPGRDLERARYQRPFDLLEWPEGADGHYVVLADYVTTEDGTGLVHQAPAFGADDMAVCKSYGLPVINPVRADGTFTPELPLIGGEFFKTADKPLVRDLRERGLLFAFKQYEHSYPHCWRCHTPLMYYALPSWYIRTTQKKNELLRENERTTWHPQTVKHGRYGDWLNNNIDWALSRDRYWGTPLPIWVNDTDPTKLVCIGSRAELSQRTGRDLSELDPHRPFIDDITFTVDGEEGTYRRVPQVIDAWYDSGSMPFAQLGYPHVAGSEQEFARTYPADYICEAIDQTRGWFYSLMAVGTTVFDQSSYKNVVCLGHIVDQDGKKMSKHLGNIMLPVPLMDQHGADGLRWLMLCVGNPWATRRVGDELIGEVVRKVLLTYWNTASFLTLYADANNVDLAEVQQVAPAVTERPSLDRWLLSELNDTIKVVDEALQEFDSTRAGRRITQFIDDMSNWYVRRSRRRFWDGDPSALATLTEAVSKLTAIMAPFVPFITEKVWGTIVRAADQDAPESVHLAEWPAHDESLIDAELSGDIAQVRRLVDLGRSARTASKVRTRQPLGRALIGASGFARLSDELRTEVADELNVLSVQPLGEASGELVHVSAKASFRDLAKRLGGKVQDAAKQIAAADAAQLAADLRAGTASIEIDGAPFALDVADVIITETPQEGWAVHTEAGESVALDLEITDELRAAGVAREAIRLIQDARKNAGLDVSDRIALAWASSDADVAAAVAAHSDRIADEVLATDVSEGALERPEDGADDSLRVWVTKAQ comes from the coding sequence ATGGCCAAAGCCACGCCACTCCCGCATAAGGTCGACCTACCCGCGCTCGACCACGAAGTCCTGCAGTTCTGGCAGCAGCAGAACGTCTTCGAACGAAGCATCGAACGCACTGCCGACGGTGAGCCATGGGTGTTCTACGAGGGCCCACCGACTGCTAACGGCCAGCCCGGGGTGCACCACGTCGAGGCGCGCGTGTTCAAGGACCTTTACCCCCGCTACCGGACGATGAAGGGCTACTCCGTACCGCGGCGCGCAGGATGGGACTGTCACGGACTGCCCGTCGAAATCGCAGTGGAGAAGGAACTGGGCTTCTCCGGTAAACCCGATATCGAGAAATACGGCATCGAGGCGTTCAACGCCAAGTGCCGCGAATCGGTGCAGCGGCACGTCGGCGCCTTCACCGAGCTGACGAACCGGATGGGTTACTGGATCAACCTGGACGACGCGTACTGGACGATGAACGCCTCGTACGTCGAATCGGTGTGGTGGTCGCTGAAGCAGATCTTCGACGGTGGCCTGCTGGTGAAGGACCACCGGATCACGCCATACTGCCCACGCTGCGGCACCGGCCTGTCCGATCACGAAGTCTCGCAAGGGTACGAAACGATCACCGACCCCTCGGTGACCGTCCGGTTTGCGCTGATCGACGGCCCGAGTGAAATCGAGGACGCCGATCTACTGGTGTGGACGACGACGCCGTGGACGTTGGTGTCGAACACAGCGGTCGCCGTACATCCCGATGTCGAGTACGTCGTGGCCCGCGGCGCAGATTTCGCCGCGGAGGACCGCTCGGTGATCGTGGCTAAGCCTTTGCTGGAATCCGTGCTTGGCGCGGACGCCGAAGTGCTGTCCTCACTGCCGGGGCGAGACCTCGAACGTGCGCGGTACCAGCGACCGTTCGACCTGCTCGAGTGGCCTGAGGGCGCCGACGGCCATTACGTCGTACTGGCCGATTACGTCACCACCGAGGACGGCACCGGTTTGGTGCACCAGGCGCCCGCATTCGGCGCCGACGATATGGCCGTATGCAAGAGTTACGGACTTCCAGTGATCAACCCGGTGCGCGCCGACGGTACGTTCACGCCCGAGTTGCCGCTGATCGGCGGCGAGTTCTTCAAAACAGCCGACAAACCGTTGGTGCGTGACCTGCGCGAGCGAGGTCTGCTGTTTGCTTTCAAGCAGTACGAGCACTCCTACCCGCACTGCTGGCGCTGCCACACGCCCTTGATGTACTACGCGTTGCCGTCCTGGTACATCCGCACCACGCAGAAGAAGAACGAACTGCTTCGCGAGAACGAACGCACCACCTGGCATCCGCAGACGGTCAAGCACGGTCGGTACGGCGACTGGCTGAACAACAACATCGACTGGGCGCTCTCGCGCGATCGCTATTGGGGCACTCCCCTGCCAATCTGGGTCAACGACACGGATCCGACCAAACTGGTGTGTATCGGATCGCGTGCCGAACTTTCGCAGCGCACCGGCCGCGACCTGTCCGAACTCGACCCGCACCGCCCCTTCATCGACGACATCACGTTCACCGTCGACGGCGAGGAAGGCACCTACCGCCGGGTGCCGCAGGTCATCGATGCCTGGTACGACTCCGGTTCGATGCCGTTCGCCCAGTTGGGCTACCCGCACGTGGCGGGCTCCGAGCAAGAGTTTGCACGCACCTACCCCGCCGATTACATCTGCGAGGCGATCGACCAGACCCGCGGCTGGTTCTACTCGTTGATGGCCGTCGGTACGACGGTCTTCGACCAGTCCTCGTACAAGAACGTCGTCTGCCTGGGACACATTGTCGATCAGGACGGCAAGAAGATGAGCAAGCACCTCGGCAACATCATGCTGCCGGTGCCGCTGATGGACCAGCATGGCGCCGATGGGCTGCGTTGGCTGATGCTGTGCGTCGGTAACCCGTGGGCGACCCGCCGTGTGGGCGATGAGTTGATCGGCGAGGTCGTACGCAAGGTACTGCTGACCTATTGGAATACCGCTTCGTTCCTGACGCTGTACGCCGATGCGAACAACGTTGATCTCGCCGAGGTGCAGCAGGTCGCTCCCGCGGTTACCGAACGTCCCTCGCTGGATCGCTGGCTGCTCTCCGAGCTCAACGACACCATCAAGGTCGTCGACGAAGCCCTACAGGAGTTCGATTCGACCCGCGCCGGGCGTCGAATCACTCAGTTCATCGACGATATGTCGAATTGGTACGTGCGCCGTTCGCGCCGGCGTTTCTGGGACGGCGATCCCAGCGCCCTAGCCACGCTGACCGAGGCGGTCAGCAAGTTGACCGCGATCATGGCCCCGTTCGTACCGTTCATCACCGAGAAGGTGTGGGGCACGATCGTGCGTGCTGCCGATCAGGATGCGCCCGAGTCGGTGCACCTGGCCGAATGGCCCGCGCACGACGAATCGTTGATCGATGCGGAATTGTCGGGTGACATCGCGCAGGTCCGCCGGCTCGTGGACCTCGGACGCTCGGCGCGTACGGCGTCGAAGGTGCGTACGCGGCAGCCGCTGGGTCGCGCCTTGATCGGCGCGAGCGGTTTCGCGCGGCTCTCGGACGAGTTGCGCACGGAGGTCGCCGACGAACTCAACGTGCTGTCTGTGCAACCGTTGGGTGAGGCGTCCGGGGAACTCGTGCACGTCAGCGCGAAGGCAAGTTTCCGCGATCTCGCCAAGCGGCTGGGCGGCAAAGTGCAGGATGCCGCCAAGCAGATCGCGGCCGCTGACGCTGCGCAACTGGCTGCCGACCTACGCGCCGGTACCGCGTCGATCGAGATCGACGGCGCACCGTTCGCCCTGGACGTCGCCGACGTGATCATCACCGAAACCCCGCAGGAGGGTTGGGCGGTGCACACCGAGGCCGGCGAAAGCGTGGCGCTGGACCTAGAGATCACCGACGAACTGCGTGCCGCAGGCGTGGCTCGGGAGGCGATCCGACTGATTCAGGACGCGCGTAAGAACGCTGGCCTGGACGTGTCGGACCGCATCGCCCTGGCGTGGGCGTCCTCGGACGCGGACGTTGCGGCGGCAGTGGCTGCGCACTCTGATCGCATTGCCGACGAGGTTCTGGCGACCGACGTGTCCGAGGGTGCGCTCGAGCGCCCCGAGGACGGCGCTGATGACTCGCTCCGAGTGTGGGTGACGAAGGCTCAGTAG
- the pgeF gene encoding peptidoglycan editing factor PgeF — protein MPSTAPDSTRRIRRVLSTRSPGASRAPYNSFNLGTHVGDDADAVAQNRARLADAIGVPGPNLVWMEQVHGRGVAVVSTPQQEPVPMVDALVSDTPGIALNVLTADCVPVLLWDDESGVIGAAHAGRHGVRLGVVKATVERMRELGARPERIDALLGPAICGSCYEVPAAMQADVEAAAPGSACATRRGTTGLDLPAGVVAQLTAVGVSRVQRDHRCTAEDDGLFSYRRDGRTGRQTAVIWIEERR, from the coding sequence ATGCCTTCGACAGCGCCAGACAGCACCCGTCGGATTCGACGGGTGCTGTCTACGCGTTCACCGGGAGCCAGTCGCGCGCCCTACAACTCGTTCAACCTCGGCACGCACGTCGGTGACGACGCCGATGCGGTGGCCCAGAATCGAGCGCGCCTGGCGGACGCCATCGGTGTACCGGGACCGAACCTGGTGTGGATGGAACAGGTGCACGGGCGGGGGGTTGCGGTCGTCTCGACTCCGCAACAAGAACCCGTACCGATGGTGGATGCGTTGGTCAGCGACACGCCAGGTATCGCGCTCAACGTGCTGACCGCTGACTGCGTGCCGGTCTTGCTATGGGACGACGAATCCGGCGTCATCGGTGCTGCTCATGCGGGTCGACACGGTGTGCGGCTCGGCGTGGTGAAGGCGACCGTTGAGCGGATGCGTGAGCTCGGCGCGCGCCCAGAGCGAATCGACGCACTGCTGGGCCCTGCCATCTGCGGATCCTGCTATGAAGTGCCAGCGGCGATGCAGGCGGATGTCGAGGCTGCCGCACCCGGAAGCGCGTGCGCCACGAGACGCGGGACGACTGGACTTGACCTACCAGCCGGTGTTGTGGCGCAGCTCACTGCCGTTGGGGTGAGTAGGGTGCAGCGCGATCATCGCTGCACCGCTGAGGACGACGGGTTGTTCAGCTACCGACGCGATGGGCGGACCGGGCGGCAGACTGCCGTCATCTGGATTGAGGAGCGTAGATGA
- a CDS encoding YggS family pyridoxal phosphate-dependent enzyme, with protein MSEVSAAELDAVAARAAEFRQRLDDACRSAGRSPGEVNLVAVTKNHPPQYAARALASGLFDLGENKPQELAAKRAGVGEVDHDLGQRATWHFIGRLQRNKAKQVVANADMVHSVDRSALGAALAKAAQDDDRWSAYAPLPVLLQVNLDPDAPRGEQDSAAARGGAHPADILRLANDVAGHELLRIRGLMAIAPLGQDPDVCFARLYRLSLELRVEFPAAEVISAGMSGDYPAAIAHGATHVRVGTAIFGERRLA; from the coding sequence ATGAGCGAGGTCAGCGCGGCGGAACTGGACGCCGTCGCCGCACGTGCCGCGGAGTTTCGCCAGCGACTGGATGACGCGTGTCGCTCTGCAGGTCGCTCGCCCGGTGAGGTCAATCTCGTCGCGGTCACCAAGAACCATCCCCCGCAGTACGCGGCGCGCGCTTTGGCGAGTGGACTGTTCGACCTCGGGGAGAACAAACCGCAGGAATTAGCCGCGAAACGGGCCGGCGTCGGCGAGGTCGACCACGACCTGGGCCAGCGTGCCACGTGGCATTTCATCGGACGACTGCAGCGCAACAAGGCGAAGCAGGTGGTCGCGAACGCCGATATGGTGCACTCGGTCGATCGGTCCGCGCTAGGCGCTGCGTTGGCGAAAGCCGCGCAAGATGACGATCGATGGTCGGCGTACGCGCCGCTGCCGGTATTGCTTCAGGTCAATCTGGACCCTGATGCGCCACGTGGTGAGCAGGATTCTGCCGCCGCTCGCGGCGGGGCGCATCCGGCAGACATCCTGCGGTTGGCCAACGATGTCGCCGGACACGAGTTGTTGCGGATTCGCGGACTCATGGCAATTGCGCCCCTGGGGCAGGACCCCGACGTGTGTTTCGCGCGCCTCTATCGACTCAGCCTCGAGTTGCGAGTCGAGTTCCCCGCAGCGGAGGTCATCTCCGCAGGAATGTCCGGTGACTACCCGGCTGCGATCGCGCACGGAGCCACGCACGTGCGTGTCGGAACAGCGATCTTCGGTGAGCGCCGATTAGCCTAG
- a CDS encoding DivIVA domain-containing protein has translation MPLTPADVHNVAFKKPPIGKRGYDDEEVDAFLDLVEAELARLIEENADLRSQVADLEGQLGGRPTASEAPSSASGHYSVLADNAAESEAQTAPAEPQPEPVVERQAPVAAPEAAAAQAEPAAQPSAIDEHLHASRILALATETADRHVSEAKEKAGKDLADAEEKAKTLREEAQRQHDETVTKAKSEAERHLTEVRTNAAALLSDSQTKAAATEKAAQERAQELTAAAERKQADILRALDERKSALERRIEGLREFESSYRTRMHGYLSNQLKEIDSMPQLAPDGDAEGGGTKVSGFVGSND, from the coding sequence ATGCCGCTGACTCCCGCCGACGTCCACAATGTGGCGTTCAAGAAGCCACCGATTGGCAAGCGCGGATACGACGACGAAGAGGTCGACGCGTTTCTCGACCTCGTCGAGGCCGAGCTCGCCAGGCTCATCGAGGAGAATGCCGACCTCCGCTCGCAGGTAGCCGACCTCGAAGGTCAGCTGGGTGGACGGCCGACCGCCAGCGAGGCGCCTTCGAGCGCCAGCGGTCACTACTCGGTATTGGCCGACAACGCGGCGGAATCCGAGGCGCAGACCGCCCCCGCCGAACCGCAGCCCGAGCCGGTCGTCGAGCGGCAGGCTCCCGTCGCTGCGCCAGAGGCCGCCGCGGCACAGGCTGAGCCGGCCGCGCAGCCATCCGCGATCGATGAGCACCTGCATGCCTCCCGGATACTCGCCCTCGCCACGGAGACCGCAGACCGCCACGTCAGCGAGGCGAAGGAGAAGGCCGGCAAGGACCTGGCGGACGCCGAGGAGAAGGCCAAGACTCTTCGCGAAGAGGCCCAGCGCCAGCACGATGAGACTGTGACCAAGGCGAAGTCCGAAGCGGAGCGCCACCTCACCGAGGTTCGCACCAACGCTGCAGCACTGCTGAGCGACTCGCAGACCAAGGCCGCCGCGACCGAGAAGGCCGCGCAGGAGCGTGCCCAGGAGCTCACCGCCGCCGCCGAACGCAAGCAGGCCGACATCTTGCGTGCGCTGGATGAGCGCAAGAGCGCGTTGGAGCGCCGTATCGAAGGCCTACGCGAGTTCGAATCGTCGTACCGCACGCGGATGCACGGCTACCTGTCGAATCAGCTCAAAGAGATCGATTCCATGCCGCAGCTCGCTCCGGACGGTGACGCCGAAGGCGGCGGCACTAAGGTATCCGGCTTCGTCGGATCAAACGACTAA